The Candidatus Eisenbacteria bacterium sequence GGGAGTCGACAGGGAAGAGGCGCAGGAGCGCCTTGAAAGAGCCGATGGATTCGTCAGAGCAGCCATTGAAGGAAGGGAATACCGGGCATTATAAACAATGTGGGAAAAGCTTACGCACACACCAACACTACAACTTACCGAACTCGACCTCTTTCCGCCCTTTGAGGGATTCCCCAGGGAGGGGATTGAGTTCCTCAAGCGACTGAAAAAAAACAACAATCGGCCATGGTTTGAAAAACACAAGGAGGAGTACGAGTCGTTCGTGAAGTTGCCGATGC is a genomic window containing:
- a CDS encoding DUF2461 family protein — encoded protein: MWEKLTHTPTLQLTELDLFPPFEGFPREGIEFLKRLKKNNNRPWFEKHKEEYESFVKLPM